In the Ilumatobacteraceae bacterium genome, one interval contains:
- a CDS encoding phosphotransferase family protein has product MEPSDREIVRDTLAAALGTDDVADVARLTGGASRQTWRAVVDGRTVIAQRQQPESERDMRVEAEVLRAAERGGVAAPRVLACVEATDGVVTLVTDFVGGETIARRLLRDDEYANARSRLTEQVGRTMARLHRIDVAETPELERVDEFALYREQLDEHGEPHPTFELALRWLEERRPSGDRECIVHGDLRLGNVIVDHDGLAAVIDWELAHIGSPLQDLGWACVPAWRFGSPLPAAGVGTREQLLDAYNAEAGTSFTLDDLRWWEVFGILRWGVMCITQAQRHLSGSTRSHELAAIGRRVCENEHDLFLALEGRW; this is encoded by the coding sequence ATGGAGCCGTCGGACCGCGAGATCGTCCGCGACACGCTCGCGGCCGCACTCGGCACCGACGACGTCGCCGATGTCGCTCGTCTGACCGGCGGAGCGTCCCGGCAGACGTGGCGGGCCGTCGTCGACGGCCGAACCGTGATCGCACAGCGGCAGCAGCCCGAATCCGAGCGCGACATGCGGGTCGAGGCCGAGGTGCTCCGCGCGGCCGAACGCGGCGGGGTCGCGGCGCCCCGAGTACTCGCGTGCGTCGAGGCGACCGACGGGGTGGTCACGCTCGTCACCGATTTCGTCGGCGGCGAGACGATCGCCCGACGACTGCTGCGCGACGACGAGTACGCGAATGCACGCAGCCGGCTGACGGAGCAGGTCGGTCGCACCATGGCGCGCCTGCACCGGATCGACGTGGCCGAGACGCCGGAGCTGGAACGGGTCGACGAGTTCGCCCTGTACCGGGAACAGCTCGACGAGCACGGCGAGCCGCACCCGACGTTCGAGTTGGCGCTGCGTTGGCTCGAGGAGCGACGTCCCTCCGGCGACCGTGAGTGCATCGTCCACGGCGACCTCCGGCTCGGGAACGTCATCGTCGACCACGACGGGCTCGCAGCGGTGATCGACTGGGAGCTCGCCCACATCGGCAGCCCGCTCCAGGACCTCGGCTGGGCCTGTGTGCCGGCGTGGCGCTTCGGGTCGCCGCTCCCGGCGGCCGGTGTCGGTACCCGTGAACAGCTGCTCGACGCCTACAACGCCGAGGCCGGCACGTCGTTCACCCTCGATGACCTCCGGTGGTGGGAGGTGTTCGGCATCCTGCGCTGGGGTGTGATGTGCATCACCCAGGCGCAACGGCACCTGTCCGGCTCGACCCGCAGCCACGAGCTGGCCGCGATCGGGCGGCGGGTCTGCGAGAACGAGCACGATCTGTTCCTGGCGCTGGAGGGTCGCTGGTGA
- a CDS encoding ABC transporter ATP-binding protein, which yields MSIGRPALELNDIVFERSGRRILDDVTLHVRSDERWLVLGANGSGKTSLLRIAAMYEHPSAGDVSVLGETLGRTDVRQLRRRIGYASAALATQFRQQLTALDVVMTAKHAALEPWWHRYDDADRAQAHSCLDRMQVGSFADRALATLSSGEQQRVLLARTLMNDPEVILLDEPSARLDLGGREQLVHALADLAADGPPFVMVTHHVDEVPAGVTHALLLRDGHVVAQGELDDALTASTLSDCFGMDLALERRADGRLSAWARR from the coding sequence ATGTCCATCGGCCGACCGGCACTCGAACTGAACGACATCGTGTTCGAGCGCTCGGGTCGACGGATCCTCGACGACGTCACCCTCCACGTCCGCAGCGACGAGCGCTGGCTGGTCCTGGGTGCGAACGGGAGCGGCAAGACCTCGCTGCTGCGGATCGCGGCGATGTACGAGCACCCGTCGGCGGGCGACGTCAGCGTGCTCGGCGAAACGCTCGGACGCACCGATGTGCGACAGCTCCGGCGTCGGATCGGTTACGCGTCCGCCGCCCTGGCGACCCAGTTCCGTCAGCAGTTGACGGCGCTCGACGTGGTGATGACGGCGAAGCACGCAGCGCTCGAACCGTGGTGGCATCGGTACGACGACGCCGATCGGGCCCAGGCCCACTCCTGTCTCGACCGGATGCAGGTCGGTTCGTTCGCCGACCGGGCGCTGGCGACACTGTCGTCGGGCGAGCAACAGCGGGTGCTGCTCGCCCGCACGTTGATGAACGATCCCGAGGTGATCCTGCTCGACGAGCCGTCGGCACGGCTCGATCTCGGCGGTCGGGAGCAGTTGGTGCACGCGCTCGCCGACCTCGCCGCCGATGGGCCACCATTCGTGATGGTGACCCATCACGTCGACGAGGTCCCCGCCGGCGTGACGCATGCCCTGCTGCTCCGCGATGGTCACGTGGTCGCGCAGGGCGAACTCGACGACGCCTTGACCGCGTCGACCCTGAGCGACTGCTTCGGCATGGATCTGGCGCTCGAACGCCGGGCCGACGGCCGGCTCAGTGCGTGGGCTCGCCGCTGA
- a CDS encoding peptidoglycan DD-metalloendopeptidase family protein: MNPAARRCLALTLSALLLIGGAAPAIAQTDDDAAEQAAREISEARDRANQAAEDFFAAETRLQLLQLDQERLVLELEDLGELVEELRRAVELVAVNRFVSSGASGIPILTDLRQPTEQLHGDVLATVVAESGATTLDDYDAARDALDEKQAQLEDSQAAVIAQQIELKQLQADAEAEVVRLREIESQRLEIEAVAIALAAQARDEQRQLEELQRRQAEAARGASPASGAAAAVFSAATSDGTTAGNLGASGGEAGGRTGGGGAGTNPRAAGDGYIDAIICPVLGGSAYGNTWGAPRSGGRRHQGVDMLAPTGTPLQAVVSGFVDHRSNRLGGITISLRGDNGNRYYYAHLVGYEGLPGRVEQGQVIGYIGDTGNATGTPHLHFEIRPGGGVPVNPYPSVRGAGC; encoded by the coding sequence ATGAACCCGGCCGCCCGCCGATGCCTCGCGCTCACGCTGAGCGCCCTGCTCCTCATCGGTGGAGCCGCGCCTGCGATCGCGCAGACCGACGACGACGCGGCCGAACAGGCGGCTCGTGAGATCTCCGAAGCCCGCGACCGGGCGAACCAGGCCGCCGAAGACTTCTTCGCCGCCGAGACACGACTTCAGTTGCTGCAACTCGACCAGGAACGACTCGTGCTCGAACTGGAAGACCTGGGTGAGTTGGTCGAAGAACTCCGTCGTGCGGTCGAACTCGTTGCCGTCAACCGGTTCGTGTCGAGCGGCGCGTCGGGCATCCCGATCCTCACCGATCTCCGTCAGCCGACCGAACAGTTGCACGGCGACGTGCTCGCCACGGTGGTCGCCGAGTCCGGAGCCACCACGCTCGACGACTACGACGCGGCCCGTGACGCACTCGACGAGAAGCAGGCGCAGCTCGAAGACTCCCAGGCAGCGGTCATCGCACAGCAGATCGAACTGAAGCAGCTGCAGGCCGACGCCGAGGCCGAGGTGGTCCGGCTTCGCGAGATCGAGTCCCAGCGCCTGGAGATCGAGGCGGTCGCGATCGCGCTGGCGGCGCAGGCCCGCGACGAGCAGCGTCAACTCGAGGAGTTGCAGCGCCGCCAGGCCGAGGCGGCCCGCGGCGCATCGCCCGCCTCCGGCGCCGCTGCTGCGGTGTTCTCGGCCGCGACCTCCGACGGCACGACGGCCGGCAACCTCGGTGCGAGCGGCGGCGAAGCCGGTGGCCGCACCGGCGGTGGCGGTGCCGGCACCAATCCACGAGCGGCCGGTGACGGCTACATCGACGCGATCATCTGTCCCGTCCTGGGTGGGTCGGCCTACGGCAACACGTGGGGTGCACCCCGCAGCGGCGGCCGTCGTCATCAGGGCGTCGACATGCTCGCCCCGACCGGCACCCCGCTGCAGGCCGTGGTGTCGGGCTTCGTCGACCATCGCAGCAACAGGCTCGGTGGGATCACGATCTCGCTGCGCGGCGACAACGGCAACCGTTACTACTACGCCCACCTCGTCGGCTACGAGGGCCTCCCGGGCCGGGTCGAACAGGGCCAGGTGATCGGCTACATCGGCGACACCGGCAACGCGACGGGCACACCGCACCTGCACTTCGAGATCCGACCCGGCGGTGGCGTACCCGTCAACCCGTACCCCTCGGTTCGAGGCGCCGGCTGCTGA
- a CDS encoding SRPBCC family protein: MSFRTTESVLVPAPPAEVFPHVATLDRYPPWLRLVHEAEPTHDAEPDQGPAWTVELRAQVGPFARSKQLRMVRRAHEPDRHVEFERAEIDGRQHARWALSVDIEETADSASIVTMHLAYDGALWTGGLLDRVLDEEIRRGRAGLTALVSGEPTH; this comes from the coding sequence GTGAGCTTCCGAACCACCGAGTCGGTCCTCGTCCCGGCGCCCCCGGCCGAGGTGTTCCCCCACGTCGCGACGCTCGACCGGTACCCGCCGTGGCTCCGCCTCGTGCACGAGGCCGAACCGACGCACGATGCCGAGCCGGACCAGGGCCCCGCATGGACGGTCGAACTCCGTGCCCAGGTCGGGCCGTTCGCCCGTTCGAAGCAGCTCCGGATGGTCCGTCGTGCACACGAGCCCGACCGCCACGTCGAATTCGAGCGGGCGGAGATCGACGGTCGCCAGCACGCCCGCTGGGCGCTGAGCGTCGACATCGAAGAGACCGCCGACAGCGCCTCGATCGTGACGATGCACCTGGCCTACGACGGCGCACTCTGGACCGGCGGGCTGCTCGACCGGGTCCTCGACGAGGAGATCCGTCGGGGCAGGGCGGGGTTGACCGCGCTGGTCAGCGGCGAGCCCACGCACTGA